TCAGCACTAGTTTAAGAACTTTCTCCCGCGCCGACAAAGATTATAAAGTCAAGTTTGATATTCATGAAGGCTTTGACAGCACAATCTTAATTCTCAAACATCGTCTCAAAGCTAACGAACAACGCCCAGAAATTGAAGTCATCAAAAACTATGGTGATATACCTGCAATTGAATGTTTTCCTGGACAATTGAATCAAGTATTTATGAATATTCTTGCCAATGCAATTGATGCCTTAGAAGAATCAAACGCAGGACGAAGTTTTAAAGATATTCAAGCAAAACCCAACCGCATCACCATTACAACATCAATGGAGGACTTAAATGTCAAAATCATCATCGCTGACAATGGTACAGGCATGAGCGAAGCAGTCAGACAAAAGATTTTTGACCATTTATTTACTACTAAAGGTATAGGTAAAGGCACAGGTTTAGGACTAGCGATCGCCAGACAAATCGTTGAAGAAGTTCACAGTGGTAAATTAAGTTGTATTTCTGCACTTGGTGAAGGAACACAGTTTATTATTAATCTGCCTGTTTAGTCATTAGTCATTAGTCAACAGTCCATAGTCAAAAGGCAGGAGGCAAAACTCTTTAATTTTAAATTTTGAATTGGTATCAATCTTTTAAGATAAAAGTACATAGGAAGATAACTTTCCTCTGTACTTTTTATAATAGGCCTGGGGTAATGGTGCGCTTAAAAGTGTGGCAGTGGGTGGTATTGGCAATGCCGATCGCCTCAATCGTGATTTTCTTGCTAGTATCCGCAGGAATGCAGATTCATGAGTGGGGAATCAATTGGATTTGGGGTGTCTTCACTCTGATATTTGTGCTTTGGCGTTGGTTGCTGGTGAAGTGGACAAAACCAGCCATTCAACAAGTAGAAGCTGCATTAGCAGATGTTCAAGAAGAACTGCAATCTGCCGCACAGACTACCACACCAAGCATAAGTAGTGAGACGACACAACAAGTAGAAACTGCATTGCAAGAAGTCCTGACAGCCGCGCAAAGCGATCGCCCAATTTGGGAAGATTGGACAACATTTTGGCAACGTTGTCAAGATTTAGTGCGAGCGATTGCCCTCATCTATTACCCGGAGGCGCAGTATCCCCTACTGAATATCTATGTTCCCCAAGCTTACGGATTGATTCGGGGAACGGTAGATGACTTAGATCAATGGATGCAGAAGTTATCACCAGCACTCAATCAGGTGACGATTGGGCAAGCATACCAAGCTTATGAAGTCTACCGCAAGCTAGAACCATCAGCAAGGAAAGTATTACGTGCTTGGAACTGGGCGCAGTGGTTTTTAAATCCTGTGGCGGCGGTGGCTAACCGGGCTACTAAGGGAACGAGTAGTCAAGCCAATCAGCAATTATTGGTGAATCTTGGGCAATTGTTACGGGAAGCGGCTTTAAAAAACTTGTGTCGGCAGGCGATCGCACTTTACAGTGGCACTACACCACCTATTCCCACAGCCACCGTTTCCACCCCAACCTTACCTAAAACCAAAACTCAAACCCTAGAAAGTATTCTCACCCAAGCCAAACCTGTTGAAAAAGTAGAACAGAAGCCAGTCAATATTTTACTAGCAGGAAGAACAGGGGCAGGAAAAAGCAGTTTAATTAACACCATCTTCCAAAGTCATCTGGCAGAAGTGGATGTGTTACCCAGCACCGCAGAAATTCAAAATTACCACTGGCAAACCCAAGATGGCGAAACCTTAAATTTGCTGGATACACCAGGGTATGAACAAGTTAAACGAGGAGATTTACGAGATTTAGTCCTCAAATACGCCACAGAAGCCGACTTATTACTGCTAGTCACCCCTGTACTTGACCCTGCTTTGCAAATGGATGTGGACTTTTTGCAAGAAATCAAAGCCACAGTTGCAGACATTCCGGCGATCGCAGTTGTTACTCAAGTAGACCGTTTGCGTCCCATCCGTGAATGGCAACCGCCTTATGATTGGCAAGAAGGTAATAAACCAAAGGAAATTGCCATCCGAGAAGCTACAGAGTACCGTGAGAACTTGCTGGGAGACTTTTGTAATTTAGTTCTGCCCGTTGTCACCAGCGATCGCCAAACGGGTAGACTTGCTTGGGGAATCGAGGCTTTATCCTTGGGATTAATAGAGGCGATCGCACCAGCAAAACAGCTAAGACTTGCCCGTTTCTTACGTAACCTAGAAGCGCGTACCGTAGCAGCCGCCAAAATTATCGACCACTACACCTTGCAAATGGCCACAACCCAAGGACTGACAGCATTACTTAAAAGTCCTGTGCTTCAGTTCATCTCTACCATTTCCACTGGTTCCCCAACCTTGGCTTACCTGTTAGCAGAACAAATCCCGGTAGAAAAGTTACCTATTGTCATCGGTAAACTGCAAATGGCTTACGATTTATTCTCACTGTTAAAAACAGAAGACTCCAACAATGTCAACTTTGATTTATTATCTCTATGGCCGCTACTGTTAGAAAACCCAACTACCCCAGACCGCAACGCTTGGGCTTTTGGTCACGCCATTGTAGAATACTGGACGCAGAATTTGACGGTTGAGCAATTGCGTCAGCGTTTCGACTACTATTTACAGCAAGTTTAAGGATAGGCTAAAGTTAGCGATCGCTGTAATGATAACGAGCTTGAATAAAAGATTAGGTTACATTTATCAGCGTGTATCGACGGTTAATTTTATCCAAATCTATTGCCATATTTTAGCCTTGCCACGCCACTACTTCAGAGTTACTCTCTAGTAATATACGTTTGAATTACCGTAATTATACTTAAAGATTAAATGATAAACCTTTAACCCTTGATGAGCTACACCGTAAATTTACTAAAACTCTGTCAAAAAATTAAGATAGCTTTGAATAAAGTGATTGATACTGGGGTTTATTGAGGGTAAGCTAGCAGTACAGTCAAAACAAGTCTCTGGTCTTGATAATTTCCATGACCACAAATAGTTTTCTTAGCATTATTGAAAATCAAGATACTTTTACAGGCAAGTCTTCAGAGTCAAGTTTACAAGCTGTACAAGAGAGCCTTTACAGCTTTTTGATGCAGCTAGTAAGCATATATCCTCCCGATGAGGCTTTAATAGAATTTAAACAGTTATTTATCAAATGTCTGGAGCATGGCGATTTATGTGCTGTGCCAGTCATCCAGAAAATTGTAGAGTTCAATAATCAAGAGGAGTTTTACTATACTCTCAAACGTTCTTGCTATATTTTAATTAATAATTGGGCGACAAGAAGAAAATATAAATATATTCAAGAGTTAATAGATTTATTTACGGAATTACCTGTAAATAATATAGGATATAATTCCCAAGAATTAATTACGTATCAAATATGGCTAGAGAATTTTGTTCATAGCCAAGATTACGAAGAACTCAAAAAATTTACTTATACAAATACTACTAGAAGCAAAGAGCATTGGAGCGATCGCTATACTAATTATCTACTAGTTGCTCAATCTTTAGATCCAGATAAACCCAAGGAGCAACAAGAAGCAGCACATAAGCTGTTCAAGCAAATGAAGGACAAGTATAAGTTTGAGTTAGCAATGTATATTGCTCGTTCTCAGTCTGCTGCTTCCAGTCCCACACGCTATAAAAATCCTAGCATTTTCGGCGATGAGGTGCTGCGCCTCATTAAAATGATTGTAGTCAAAAAAGGTCAATTCAGTTATGAGAATGTAGCGCATATATTCCTGAAACAAACTGAAGATCAAACCATCAAGCAATTTAAAAAAAGTGTAAAAACATATTTATTCTTTTCTGTAACCAATCAAGCGATCGCAGAAATGCTCGGTAAAATCTTAACCGAGAAACTTTTATCTTGGAAAATCGAAAAGGATAATTTAACCTTAAATAAAGATTTGTTATTAAGGATTTGTAAGCAATTAATTAATTTCCTCACTACAGAAAATCGCCAGGAGCCTTCAGAGTTATTTACTTTGTTACTTTCACATGGGCATCCTTTAACTTTAGTAATTCTCCTCCTCAAGATTATCTATATTTGTAACAACGCCCGTAGCCATTTAGAAAGTCGAATTGCTGACTTAATCAACTTTTATAAAGATAAATCAGAGGATGAATGTCAATGGGTAATTAATTTTATCGAGTTTTATAACATTACCTTTGCCATTTATGCAGAAGACGTAGAATATAATTTACTAAAAATGGCAGAAGCAGATAGTAATTCACAAATGAATTTAGATACTTATCGTGTGTTCTCTCAGGTGAAAGCAGATAGAAATAAACTAGATTAAATTTTTGCTTGAATACTGGTATCGTTGGTAGAGGTTGGTAATTGGTAATTGGTAATAAACAATTATTGCCAAGATAATCATTTAGCTAGACCTTCATCTAACGCAGCTAAACCAGCGCCGGCTGTTTCCGCAATAATGCTAATTAGACGATATAAGGCGATCGCACTAATGACAGCCGCCGAAGGAAAGCGACTTTGCAAAAGAGCGATCGCTGTTGCTTCAAACACACCTAAACCTCCAGGCGCACCGGGAACCAAAAACCCTAACAACCAAGAAAAACTAAAAGTCCCTAATAATAAAGGAACTTGGCTCATATTCACAGGCATCAAAGCAAACAGAGTCAAAATAAAACCTATCCCGCGTATTAATAAAAATCCCAACTCGCCTAATAATGGTCGTAGGGGATAGCGTTCCACACTAAAAGCCGCTTCTGATTGAGTAGCAGATTTTTTAGCCCTTAATTTATATACAAATTTAATAACTGGATTCAAAAATCGCGGATGTATGCTGACAAGTATAATTACCAAACTGAGTAATTGTAATATGCGTACTGACCAACTATTCGTATTAATAGCAAATCTTCTACCAAATACCACAACAGTAATTAAAGCCGCAGCCGCCAAGAGTAATGCTTCTAACAGCACACTCAGAGTAGCCGCACCAGTGGCAACATTGGCATTTTTTAACGCCAAAATCCGCCGATAGTGATGCCAAACATTTCCAGGTAAATACTTAGCAATATTAGTTTTGAGATACACCACAATAAATTCAGCAGTTGGAATTGGTTGATTGAGATCCCGTAAAATCCAAGTCCAAATCCAACCCGCCCAAGTATGCGCGAGTAAAGTTACACCTGTGGCGATCGCTAAAATTGCCCATCCCACTTTATCAATGCGGATAGCCGTCACTCCCAACCAGTTAGACTTGAGAGCATTAGCTAAAAAAATTAGCGTTATCCCTAAAATTACCCAACGTAAAATTTGCTTCAATTTTATCTTCATTCAACAGCTATCACACCCAAAGCTGAATATCTCAAATCTTATGCTACATCAGCTACAGACCATAATTTTACAAAAATTTCCATACAGAGAAAAGATATATGTTTTCCTCTAAAAATTAATATTAGATGTCCATTTTTACACATTATTTGAACTGAGTAGATTTATTAGTATTTAAGCTAATTTAAAATACAGTAACTGCAAAATTTTACTATCTTTCTTAGGACAGATATACATTCACTTAATATTTAATTAACTTAGTAATTTATTAAGA
Above is a genomic segment from Nostoc sp. MS1 containing:
- a CDS encoding GTPase family protein encodes the protein MVRLKVWQWVVLAMPIASIVIFLLVSAGMQIHEWGINWIWGVFTLIFVLWRWLLVKWTKPAIQQVEAALADVQEELQSAAQTTTPSISSETTQQVETALQEVLTAAQSDRPIWEDWTTFWQRCQDLVRAIALIYYPEAQYPLLNIYVPQAYGLIRGTVDDLDQWMQKLSPALNQVTIGQAYQAYEVYRKLEPSARKVLRAWNWAQWFLNPVAAVANRATKGTSSQANQQLLVNLGQLLREAALKNLCRQAIALYSGTTPPIPTATVSTPTLPKTKTQTLESILTQAKPVEKVEQKPVNILLAGRTGAGKSSLINTIFQSHLAEVDVLPSTAEIQNYHWQTQDGETLNLLDTPGYEQVKRGDLRDLVLKYATEADLLLLVTPVLDPALQMDVDFLQEIKATVADIPAIAVVTQVDRLRPIREWQPPYDWQEGNKPKEIAIREATEYRENLLGDFCNLVLPVVTSDRQTGRLAWGIEALSLGLIEAIAPAKQLRLARFLRNLEARTVAAAKIIDHYTLQMATTQGLTALLKSPVLQFISTISTGSPTLAYLLAEQIPVEKLPIVIGKLQMAYDLFSLLKTEDSNNVNFDLLSLWPLLLENPTTPDRNAWAFGHAIVEYWTQNLTVEQLRQRFDYYLQQV
- a CDS encoding YbhN family protein; translated protein: MKIKLKQILRWVILGITLIFLANALKSNWLGVTAIRIDKVGWAILAIATGVTLLAHTWAGWIWTWILRDLNQPIPTAEFIVVYLKTNIAKYLPGNVWHHYRRILALKNANVATGAATLSVLLEALLLAAAALITVVVFGRRFAINTNSWSVRILQLLSLVIILVSIHPRFLNPVIKFVYKLRAKKSATQSEAAFSVERYPLRPLLGELGFLLIRGIGFILTLFALMPVNMSQVPLLLGTFSFSWLLGFLVPGAPGGLGVFEATAIALLQSRFPSAAVISAIALYRLISIIAETAGAGLAALDEGLAK